One Paraburkholderia dioscoreae DNA segment encodes these proteins:
- a CDS encoding universal stress protein: MASYQKILLCYDGSREGRKALRCGADLAMDLKAETHLLSVVDMRSSIAQSAGLLTDVACGSFEKTARDILQEGVDWLTERGVSAQGHFAFGHPIDEIANLANELHVDLVVVGHRCRTGLSRWWMGAGNTPLLDRVSCSILVACSSAQEQQQAAA, encoded by the coding sequence ATGGCGAGCTACCAGAAAATCCTGCTGTGCTACGACGGCTCGCGCGAAGGCCGCAAAGCGTTGCGTTGCGGCGCCGACCTGGCGATGGATCTGAAAGCCGAAACTCACCTGTTGTCGGTTGTCGACATGCGTTCGAGCATTGCGCAAAGCGCGGGCCTGCTGACCGATGTGGCTTGCGGCAGCTTCGAAAAGACCGCCCGCGACATCCTCCAGGAAGGCGTGGACTGGCTCACCGAGCGAGGCGTGAGCGCACAAGGGCATTTCGCGTTCGGCCATCCGATCGACGAGATCGCCAACCTCGCCAATGAATTGCATGTCGACCTCGTGGTGGTCGGCCACCGCTGCCGTACGGGCTTGTCACGTTGGTGGATGGGTGCGGGTAATACGCCGCTGCTCGACCGCGTCTCGTGCAGCATTCTGGTGGCCTGTTCTTCTGCGCAGGAGCAACAGCAAGCAGCGGCTTGA
- a CDS encoding NADP(H)-dependent aldo-keto reductase, which produces MEYRSLGDSDVQVSLIGLGTMTWGEQNTEQEAHAQIDYALDHGVNLIDTAEMYPVPPIAETQGSTERFIGTWLAQHRSAREKIVLATKIAGPARQPHNPRHIRGEGNQFDRKNLTEALNDSLKRLQTDYVDLYQLHWPDRSTMTFGRASYPWVDDAYTVPIEKTLSVLAEFVKAGKVRHIGVSNETPWGVAQFLRAAEKLGLPRIVSIQNPYSLINRTYEAGLSEYGHRDNIGLLAYSPLAFGWLSGKYEGGARPAGARITRFERFQRYSKPQAVQATTRYVELAKRHGLAPAQFALAFVNSRPFVTSNLIGATSLDQLKENIASVDVKLSPDVLAEIDALHELQPNPAP; this is translated from the coding sequence ATGGAATACCGCAGCCTTGGCGATTCCGATGTGCAGGTTAGCCTGATCGGTCTCGGCACCATGACATGGGGCGAGCAGAACACGGAGCAGGAAGCGCACGCGCAGATCGATTACGCGCTCGATCACGGCGTCAATCTGATCGACACCGCCGAAATGTACCCGGTGCCGCCGATTGCCGAGACGCAAGGTTCGACGGAGCGTTTCATCGGCACGTGGCTCGCGCAGCATCGCAGCGCACGCGAGAAAATCGTGCTCGCCACGAAGATCGCCGGCCCGGCGCGTCAACCGCATAACCCGCGCCATATTCGTGGCGAAGGCAATCAGTTCGACCGCAAGAATCTCACCGAAGCGCTCAACGACAGCCTGAAGCGCCTGCAAACGGACTACGTCGATCTGTATCAGTTGCACTGGCCGGATCGCAGCACGATGACGTTCGGCCGCGCCTCGTATCCGTGGGTCGACGACGCATACACGGTGCCGATCGAAAAGACGTTGTCCGTGCTCGCGGAATTCGTGAAGGCGGGCAAGGTGCGTCACATCGGCGTGTCGAATGAAACGCCTTGGGGTGTCGCGCAGTTTCTGCGCGCGGCCGAAAAACTCGGCTTGCCGCGCATTGTCAGCATCCAGAATCCGTACAGCCTGATCAATCGTACGTACGAAGCGGGTCTGTCCGAGTACGGGCATCGCGACAACATCGGCCTGCTGGCCTATTCGCCGCTGGCCTTCGGCTGGTTGTCGGGCAAGTATGAAGGCGGCGCGCGTCCGGCCGGCGCCCGCATCACGCGGTTCGAACGCTTCCAGCGCTACAGCAAGCCGCAAGCGGTGCAGGCCACCACGCGTTACGTGGAACTGGCGAAGCGTCACGGTCTGGCGCCCGCGCAGTTCGCGCTCGCGTTCGTCAATAGCCGGCCGTTCGTGACCAGCAATCTGATCGGTGCGACCTCGCTCGATCAATTGAAGGAAAACATTGCCAGCGTCGACGTGAAACTCTCGCCGGACGTGCTCGCGGAAATCGATGCGCTGCATGAATTGCAGCCGAATCCTGCGCCTTGA
- a CDS encoding ABC transporter permease, protein MNARTYESPGDTPSKQETFAAFPANATNWIAVWRRNYLVWRKLAIASMFGNLADPMIYLFGLGFGLGLMVGHVDGVSYIAFLAAGTVASSVMMSASFESMYSGFSRMHVQRTWEAIMHTPLTLGDIVLGEVIWAASKSILSGAAIMLVAGALGYANFPSMLLALPVIVLTGLAFASIAMVVTALAPSYDFFMFYQTLVLTPMLLLSGVFFPVSQLPVMARGATQVLPLAHAVDLMRPAMLGRPVEHALLHVALLTAYALGGFIVSAILFRRRMMK, encoded by the coding sequence ATGAACGCACGCACATACGAAAGCCCGGGCGACACGCCATCGAAACAGGAAACCTTCGCCGCCTTTCCCGCGAACGCAACCAACTGGATCGCCGTATGGCGCCGCAACTATCTGGTGTGGAGAAAGCTTGCGATCGCCTCGATGTTCGGCAATCTCGCCGATCCGATGATCTATCTGTTCGGCCTCGGCTTCGGGCTGGGGCTGATGGTCGGCCATGTGGACGGCGTGTCGTATATCGCCTTTCTCGCCGCGGGCACGGTGGCGTCGAGTGTGATGATGTCGGCGAGCTTCGAGTCGATGTATTCGGGCTTCTCGCGCATGCACGTACAGCGCACCTGGGAAGCGATCATGCACACGCCGCTCACGCTCGGCGACATCGTGCTGGGTGAAGTGATCTGGGCGGCCAGCAAGTCGATACTCTCCGGCGCCGCGATCATGCTGGTGGCCGGCGCGTTGGGCTACGCGAATTTTCCGTCGATGCTGCTGGCGTTGCCGGTCATCGTGCTGACCGGGCTCGCGTTCGCGAGCATCGCTATGGTCGTCACGGCGCTCGCGCCTTCGTACGACTTCTTCATGTTTTATCAGACGCTGGTGTTGACGCCGATGCTGTTACTGTCCGGCGTGTTCTTTCCGGTGTCGCAATTGCCCGTCATGGCGCGAGGCGCCACCCAGGTGCTGCCGCTGGCGCATGCCGTCGACCTGATGCGGCCGGCCATGCTCGGGCGGCCGGTCGAGCACGCGCTGTTGCATGTGGCCCTGCTGACGGCGTATGCACTGGGCGGCTTTATCGTGTCGGCGATTCTGTTCAGACGCAGAATGATGAAGTAG
- a CDS encoding DUF3820 family protein, whose amino-acid sequence MNPEHLELLVTRIMPYGKYKGRLIADLPGHYLNWFASQGFPPGEIGRLLALMHEIDHNGLKSLLEPLRKR is encoded by the coding sequence ATGAATCCCGAACACCTCGAACTGCTGGTCACGCGCATCATGCCTTACGGGAAATATAAGGGCCGCCTGATTGCGGACCTGCCCGGTCATTATCTAAACTGGTTTGCCAGTCAGGGCTTCCCGCCGGGCGAAATCGGCAGGCTGCTCGCCTTGATGCACGAGATCGATCACAACGGTTTGAAGTCGCTACTCGAGCCCTTGCGCAAGCGCTGA
- a CDS encoding sulfate ABC transporter substrate-binding protein: MNHQGTGLAGRTKKLIVALALGAAGALGAMAQAHAADTTLLNVSYDPTRELYQDINQAFGKEWKAKTGDTITFKQSHGGSGAQARSVLDGLQADVVTLALAYDIDALANKGLLDKGWQKRLPDNASPYTSTIVFLVRKGNPKHIKDWDDLIKPGVSIVTPNPKTSGGARWNYLAAWAYAEHQPGGNDQKAREFVGKLYKNAGVLDSGARGATTSFVQRGIGDVLIAWENEAFLSLKEFGPDKFEIVVPSVSILAEPPVAVVDKVVDRHGTRKVAEAYLNFLYSEEGQEIAAKNFYRPRSNKVPAELTAKFPKLKLYTVDDSFGGWTNAQKTHFADGGVFDSIYQPQ; this comes from the coding sequence ATGAATCACCAAGGTACGGGGCTGGCGGGCAGGACGAAGAAACTCATCGTGGCGCTGGCACTGGGTGCGGCGGGCGCGCTCGGCGCGATGGCACAGGCACACGCTGCCGACACGACGCTGCTGAACGTGTCCTACGACCCGACGCGTGAGCTGTATCAGGACATCAACCAGGCGTTCGGCAAGGAATGGAAGGCGAAGACCGGCGACACGATCACTTTCAAGCAGTCGCACGGCGGCTCCGGGGCGCAGGCGCGTTCGGTGCTCGATGGTCTGCAGGCCGACGTCGTGACGCTCGCGCTCGCTTACGACATCGACGCACTGGCCAACAAGGGGCTGCTGGACAAGGGCTGGCAGAAGCGTTTGCCGGATAACGCATCGCCCTACACGTCGACGATCGTGTTTCTGGTGCGTAAGGGCAACCCGAAGCACATCAAGGATTGGGATGATCTGATCAAGCCGGGTGTCTCGATCGTCACGCCGAATCCGAAGACGTCGGGCGGCGCGCGCTGGAACTACCTCGCTGCCTGGGCGTACGCCGAGCATCAGCCGGGCGGCAATGACCAGAAGGCCAGGGAATTCGTCGGCAAGCTCTACAAGAATGCCGGCGTGCTGGATTCGGGCGCGCGCGGCGCGACCACCAGCTTCGTGCAACGCGGTATCGGCGACGTGCTGATCGCGTGGGAAAACGAAGCCTTCCTGTCGCTGAAGGAATTCGGTCCGGACAAGTTTGAGATCGTCGTGCCGTCGGTCAGCATTCTGGCGGAGCCGCCGGTTGCGGTGGTGGACAAGGTGGTCGACAGGCACGGCACGCGCAAGGTCGCCGAAGCGTATCTGAACTTCCTGTATAGCGAGGAAGGGCAGGAAATCGCGGCGAAGAACTTCTACCGTCCGCGTTCGAACAAGGTGCCGGCCGAGTTGACTGCCAAGTTTCCGAAGCTGAAGCTGTACACGGTGGACGATTCGTTCGGCGGCTGGACCAACGCGCAGAAAACACACTTTGCCGACGGCGGCGTATTCGATTCGATCTACCAGCCGCAGTAA
- the nodI gene encoding nodulation factor ABC transporter ATP-binding protein NodI — MPEAAIEFHEVKKSYGEKTVVDGLSFHVNPGECFGLLGPNGAGKTTTLRMLLGIAAPDAGTIRLCGEPIPSRARVARARVGVVPQFDNLDPDFTVRENLLVFGRYFGMSAAQCRAMVPPLLEFARLESKADARVSDLSGGMKRRLTLARALVNDPDVLIMDEPTTGLDPQARHLIWERLRSLLARGKTILLTTHFMEEAERLCHRLCVIEEGRKIAEGAPSALIASEIGCDVIEIFGPDPVALRDELAPLVERTEISGETLFCYVNDAQPVHARLKQRADLRYLHRPANLEDVFLRLTGREMQD; from the coding sequence ATGCCTGAAGCCGCCATCGAATTTCACGAGGTCAAGAAAAGCTACGGCGAAAAAACGGTCGTCGACGGGCTGTCGTTCCATGTCAACCCCGGCGAATGCTTCGGCCTGCTCGGCCCGAACGGCGCGGGCAAGACCACCACGTTGCGCATGCTGCTCGGCATCGCGGCGCCGGACGCGGGCACGATCCGCCTGTGCGGCGAGCCGATCCCCAGCCGCGCGCGCGTGGCCCGGGCGCGCGTCGGCGTGGTGCCGCAGTTCGACAATCTCGACCCCGACTTCACGGTGCGCGAGAACCTGCTGGTGTTCGGCCGCTACTTCGGCATGAGCGCCGCGCAATGCCGGGCGATGGTGCCGCCGCTGCTCGAATTCGCGCGCCTCGAAAGCAAGGCGGACGCGCGCGTGAGCGACCTCTCCGGCGGCATGAAGCGGCGCCTCACGCTGGCGCGCGCGCTCGTCAACGACCCCGACGTGCTGATCATGGACGAACCGACCACCGGCCTCGATCCTCAGGCGCGGCATCTGATCTGGGAGCGGCTGCGCTCGTTGCTCGCGCGCGGCAAGACCATTTTGTTGACCACCCACTTCATGGAAGAAGCCGAACGGCTCTGCCACCGGCTATGCGTGATCGAGGAAGGACGCAAGATCGCCGAAGGCGCGCCGAGCGCGTTGATCGCCTCTGAGATCGGTTGCGACGTGATCGAGATTTTCGGACCCGATCCGGTTGCGCTGCGCGATGAACTGGCGCCGCTCGTCGAGCGCACCGAGATCAGCGGCGAGACGCTGTTCTGCTACGTCAACGACGCGCAACCGGTGCATGCACGCCTCAAGCAGCGCGCGGATCTGCGCTATCTGCATCGGCCGGCGAATCTGGAAGATGTGTTCCTGCGGCTCACCGGTCGCGAGATGCAGGACTAG
- a CDS encoding tetratricopeptide repeat-containing sulfotransferase family protein, protein MKYDPQPATASEWRAEGDAYAARGELAAALQRFENARALAPADALVHQRLAATLAALNRFPEALERYREAIALDPRDTDSHHGLGWTLEQMHRLEQAVDAYREAARLNPQADGSHNNMGNCLQALGRFDQAHAAYRRAIEAAPQVPLYYRNFVQTKRLTTEDPVFVAMERLVGNAASLTPANQAEIHFAYGQALSDVGRNDASFDHFLKGNALHRVSVRYNEADTLGLFAHLPELTASEVLEAKRGLGDPSAAPIFIVGMPRSGSTLIEQILASHPRVFGAGERTEFGEALVSCIRRDPADPLRIDIEALGDVDAAPLRELGADYLRRMRNALPEIQSLARNEEADPTPRYTHFTDKYPFNFINLGLIHLALPNARFIHSRRAPLQTCLSIFSRIFHDVPFSYDLGELGRYYRAYNALMNHWQRVLPEGVMIEVKYEELVDDFEANVRRLLAHCGLDWNERCLSFHQTTRQVNTASSAQVRRPLYKTSVQRWQPQQALLRPLFDGLGPELMPVHGGQPDEVVATGVERRS, encoded by the coding sequence ATGAAGTACGATCCACAGCCGGCCACCGCTTCAGAATGGCGTGCCGAAGGCGACGCTTATGCGGCGCGCGGCGAACTCGCCGCCGCGCTCCAACGTTTCGAAAACGCGCGTGCGCTTGCCCCTGCAGATGCGCTCGTGCATCAGCGCCTCGCGGCGACGCTCGCCGCCCTGAACCGTTTTCCCGAAGCCCTCGAACGCTATCGGGAAGCGATCGCGCTCGATCCGCGCGACACGGATTCGCATCACGGCCTCGGCTGGACGCTCGAGCAGATGCATCGGCTCGAACAGGCGGTGGACGCCTATCGCGAGGCCGCTCGCCTGAATCCGCAAGCCGACGGCTCGCACAACAACATGGGCAACTGCCTGCAGGCGCTCGGCCGTTTCGACCAAGCTCACGCAGCGTATCGCCGCGCAATCGAAGCCGCGCCGCAGGTGCCGCTGTACTACCGCAACTTCGTGCAGACCAAGCGCCTCACTACTGAAGATCCGGTATTCGTCGCGATGGAACGCCTTGTCGGCAATGCCGCGTCGCTCACGCCGGCCAATCAGGCGGAGATTCACTTCGCGTACGGCCAGGCGCTGTCCGATGTGGGCCGCAACGACGCGTCGTTCGATCACTTCCTGAAGGGCAATGCGTTGCACCGCGTTAGCGTGCGCTACAACGAAGCGGACACGCTCGGCCTGTTCGCGCATCTGCCCGAGCTGACGGCTTCGGAAGTGCTGGAGGCGAAGCGCGGTCTGGGCGATCCGTCAGCGGCGCCGATCTTTATCGTCGGCATGCCGCGCTCGGGTTCGACCTTGATCGAACAGATTCTCGCCAGCCATCCTCGGGTATTCGGCGCGGGTGAGCGCACGGAATTCGGGGAGGCGCTGGTGAGCTGCATTCGCCGCGATCCGGCCGATCCATTGCGGATCGACATTGAAGCACTTGGGGACGTCGACGCCGCGCCGTTGCGCGAACTCGGCGCGGACTATCTGCGTCGCATGCGCAACGCGCTGCCGGAAATTCAGAGCCTCGCGCGGAACGAAGAAGCCGACCCGACTCCGCGCTATACGCACTTCACCGACAAATATCCGTTCAACTTCATCAACCTGGGTCTGATCCATCTGGCGCTGCCGAATGCGCGCTTCATTCACAGCCGCCGCGCGCCTTTGCAAACCTGCCTGTCGATCTTCTCGCGCATTTTTCACGACGTGCCGTTCAGCTATGATCTCGGCGAACTGGGCCGCTACTATCGCGCCTATAACGCCCTGATGAACCACTGGCAACGTGTGCTCCCCGAAGGTGTAATGATCGAAGTCAAATACGAAGAACTGGTCGACGATTTCGAAGCCAATGTGCGCCGCTTGCTCGCGCATTGCGGGCTCGACTGGAACGAGCGCTGCCTGTCGTTTCATCAGACCACGCGCCAGGTGAATACGGCCAGTTCCGCTCAAGTGCGCCGGCCCCTGTATAAAACTTCAGTGCAACGCTGGCAGCCGCAGCAGGCGTTGCTTCGACCGCTGTTCGACGGCTTGGGCCCGGAACTCATGCCGGTTCATGGCGGTCAGCCTGACGAGGTCGTGGCAACCGGCGTGGAGCGTCGCTCATGA
- the cysT gene encoding sulfate ABC transporter permease subunit CysT: MTTLTFRKPSALPGFGLTLGITVAYLSLVVLIPLAATFLKTATLDWDQFVRAVSSPRVLASYRLTFFSALGGALINAVFGFLVAWVLVRYTFPFKRIVDAVVDLPFALPTSVAGISLAAVYAGNGWIGQFLEPLGLKIAFTPAGVLVALTFIGLPFVVRTVQPVLEEFEREQEEAAACLGASRWLTFRRVVLPAVFPALLTGFALAFARALGEYGSVIFIAGNVPMKSEITSLLIITKLEQYDYAGATAIAVVMLVVSFLMLLLINTLQWYLQRRTSRGGAGPAPAASVAAVGGGVQ, from the coding sequence ATGACGACGTTGACCTTCCGAAAACCGAGCGCGTTGCCCGGTTTTGGCCTGACACTCGGCATCACGGTGGCGTATCTGAGCCTCGTGGTGCTGATTCCGCTTGCGGCGACCTTTCTGAAGACCGCGACGCTCGACTGGGACCAGTTCGTGCGCGCGGTGAGCTCGCCGCGCGTGCTCGCGTCGTATCGCCTGACGTTCTTTTCCGCGCTCGGCGGCGCGCTGATCAATGCGGTGTTCGGCTTTCTGGTGGCATGGGTGCTGGTGCGCTACACGTTTCCGTTCAAGCGCATCGTCGATGCCGTGGTCGATCTGCCGTTCGCGCTGCCCACCTCGGTGGCCGGTATTTCGCTCGCAGCCGTGTACGCGGGCAATGGCTGGATCGGGCAGTTCCTCGAACCGCTCGGGCTGAAGATCGCGTTTACGCCGGCGGGCGTGCTGGTCGCGCTCACGTTCATCGGTCTGCCGTTCGTGGTGCGCACGGTGCAGCCGGTGCTCGAAGAGTTCGAGCGCGAACAGGAGGAAGCGGCCGCGTGCCTGGGCGCCTCGCGCTGGCTGACGTTTCGCCGCGTAGTGTTGCCGGCGGTGTTTCCGGCTCTGTTGACGGGCTTCGCGCTGGCATTCGCCCGCGCGCTCGGCGAATACGGTTCGGTGATTTTCATCGCCGGCAATGTGCCGATGAAGTCCGAAATCACCTCGCTTCTCATCATCACCAAGCTGGAGCAGTACGACTATGCGGGTGCGACTGCCATCGCGGTCGTGATGCTGGTGGTGTCGTTCCTGATGCTGTTGTTGATCAATACCTTGCAGTGGTATCTGCAGCGCCGCACGAGCCGCGGTGGCGCGGGTCCGGCGCCTGCCGCCAGTGTTGCGGCCGTCGGCGGGGGTGTGCAATGA
- the cysW gene encoding sulfate ABC transporter permease subunit CysW, with protein MSRRTVNGADGVNGVSGVNNAAVAVAPRAPLNVARRPDPVTEPPVVRWILTGVALLFLALFLVVPLVAVFYQALNKGLGFYLESLADPDALSAIKLTVITAAIAVPLNLVFGLAASWCIAKFEFRGKALLTTLIDLPFSVSPVISGLIYVLMFGAQGWFGPWLQDHNIQIIFAVPGIVMATIFVTFPFVARELIPLMQAQGNDEEEAAHVLGASGWQIFRRVTLPNVKWGLLYGVILCNARAMGEFGAVSVVSGHIRGQTDTMPLHVEILYNEYNFSAAFAVASVLALLALVTLGLKLLAERHMSAELSAARDVPAYAGPVTIPATVSQATQATHASQQHPLKQGEL; from the coding sequence ATGAGCCGCAGAACCGTGAATGGAGCGGACGGCGTGAATGGCGTGAGCGGCGTGAATAACGCCGCCGTGGCCGTGGCGCCGCGCGCGCCGTTGAACGTCGCGCGCCGTCCCGATCCGGTCACCGAGCCGCCCGTCGTGCGCTGGATTCTGACCGGCGTCGCGCTACTGTTTCTCGCACTGTTCCTGGTTGTGCCGCTCGTCGCCGTGTTCTATCAGGCGTTGAACAAGGGACTCGGTTTCTATCTGGAATCGCTTGCCGATCCTGACGCGCTCTCGGCGATCAAGCTCACCGTGATCACCGCCGCGATCGCCGTGCCGCTGAACCTCGTGTTCGGCCTCGCGGCTTCATGGTGTATCGCCAAGTTCGAATTCCGCGGCAAGGCGCTGCTGACCACGCTGATCGATCTGCCGTTCTCGGTGTCGCCGGTGATCTCCGGCTTGATCTATGTATTGATGTTCGGTGCGCAGGGCTGGTTCGGCCCGTGGCTGCAGGATCACAACATCCAGATCATTTTCGCGGTGCCGGGCATTGTGATGGCGACGATCTTCGTGACGTTCCCCTTTGTCGCGCGTGAGCTGATTCCGCTGATGCAGGCGCAAGGCAACGACGAAGAAGAAGCCGCGCACGTGCTCGGCGCGTCGGGCTGGCAGATCTTCCGCCGCGTCACGCTGCCCAACGTCAAATGGGGCCTGCTGTACGGCGTGATTCTGTGCAACGCGCGGGCGATGGGCGAGTTCGGCGCGGTGTCGGTGGTGTCGGGCCATATTCGCGGCCAGACCGACACCATGCCGCTGCACGTCGAAATTCTCTACAACGAGTACAACTTCTCGGCGGCGTTCGCCGTGGCGTCGGTGCTGGCGCTGCTCGCACTCGTGACGCTCGGCCTGAAGCTGCTCGCCGAGCGCCATATGTCGGCGGAACTGTCGGCCGCGCGCGATGTGCCCGCGTACGCCGGCCCCGTCACGATTCCGGCCACTGTCAGTCAAGCAACGCAAGCCACGCATGCATCGCAGCAACACCCGCTCAAGCAAGGAGAGCTGTAA
- the lexA gene encoding transcriptional repressor LexA, whose translation MTKLTARQQQVFDLIRRAIERTGFPPTRAEIAAELGFSSANSAEEHLRALARKGVIELAAGASRGIRLLAGPEDSPHQFTLPHASIMQLSLPLIGRVAAGSPILAQEHISQHYACDPALFSSKPDYLLKVRGLSMRDAGIFDGDLLAVQKKSEAKDGQIVIARLGDDVTVKRLKRRPNGLELIAENPDYENIFVETGSAEFALEGIAVGLIRPGEF comes from the coding sequence ATGACCAAACTCACCGCACGACAGCAGCAGGTTTTCGATCTGATCCGCAGGGCTATTGAACGCACCGGCTTTCCGCCCACCCGCGCGGAGATCGCCGCCGAACTGGGCTTCAGCTCGGCCAACTCGGCAGAAGAACATCTGCGCGCGCTCGCCCGCAAGGGTGTGATCGAGCTCGCGGCGGGCGCGTCGCGCGGCATCCGCCTGCTGGCCGGCCCGGAAGATTCGCCGCACCAGTTCACGCTGCCGCACGCCAGCATCATGCAACTGTCGCTGCCGCTGATCGGGCGGGTTGCCGCGGGCAGCCCGATCCTCGCGCAGGAACATATCTCGCAGCACTACGCGTGCGACCCGGCGCTGTTCTCGAGCAAGCCCGATTACCTGCTGAAGGTGCGCGGGCTGTCCATGCGCGACGCGGGCATCTTCGACGGCGACCTGCTCGCGGTGCAAAAGAAGAGCGAAGCCAAAGACGGCCAGATCGTCATTGCCCGGCTTGGCGACGACGTCACGGTCAAGCGCCTGAAGCGCCGGCCGAACGGGCTCGAACTGATCGCCGAGAACCCCGATTACGAAAACATCTTCGTTGAAACCGGCAGTGCGGAGTTCGCGCTGGAGGGTATCGCCGTCGGGCTGATTCGCCCCGGCGAGTTCTAA
- a CDS encoding DUF2939 domain-containing protein translates to MAVLKRTKGGATRPLIVTLLVIVVIAALGFAYATPYIALNNLKRAADARDAQTVNQYVDFPALRESLKQQVAGLLTRRLDAHSNGNPLAAIGAMIGVALIGPLVDAYATPDGVAALLNGMPPRGDPGERPPVPAATNTPSDAAATSPAPAAPATGTAANGNGNAAPPQPPQTTAGYRGINEFVVTYQHGAGDARYSAIFQREGVFTWKLAAVNLNE, encoded by the coding sequence ATGGCCGTTCTGAAACGCACCAAAGGCGGCGCTACCCGGCCGCTGATCGTCACGCTGCTCGTGATTGTGGTGATCGCCGCGCTCGGGTTCGCGTACGCGACGCCGTATATTGCGCTGAACAATCTCAAACGCGCGGCCGATGCGCGCGACGCGCAAACGGTCAATCAGTACGTCGATTTTCCCGCGCTGCGTGAGAGCCTGAAGCAGCAGGTCGCCGGCTTGCTGACACGGCGTCTCGACGCACACAGCAACGGTAATCCATTGGCCGCCATTGGCGCGATGATCGGCGTTGCGCTGATTGGTCCGCTCGTAGATGCCTATGCCACCCCAGACGGCGTGGCGGCCCTGTTGAACGGCATGCCGCCGCGCGGCGATCCGGGCGAGCGGCCGCCCGTGCCGGCTGCCACGAACACTCCATCGGATGCCGCAGCGACTTCACCCGCGCCGGCAGCACCCGCCACTGGCACCGCAGCCAATGGCAATGGCAACGCCGCGCCCCCGCAACCGCCGCAAACCACCGCGGGCTATCGCGGCATCAACGAGTTCGTCGTCACGTACCAGCATGGCGCCGGCGACGCACGTTACTCGGCGATCTTTCAGCGCGAGGGCGTATTCACATGGAAGCTGGCCGCGGTCAATCTGAACGAATGA
- the cysC gene encoding adenylyl-sulfate kinase, with protein MSAARGAVIWMTGLSGAGKSTLANALHLRLKEAGHAAIVLDGDVLRRGLNADLGFTPEDRTENLRRVAHVAALFMQQGFVVIAAVISPEHRHRRAAREIVGDGFVEVFVNAPLQVCEARDAKGLYARARRGEIAHFTGISDPFEAPLAADVVIETDRMPVDEGVDRLLAHLVAMGRVSG; from the coding sequence ATGAGCGCGGCTCGCGGTGCCGTGATATGGATGACGGGGCTCTCCGGCGCCGGCAAGTCGACGTTGGCCAACGCCTTGCATTTGCGGTTGAAGGAAGCAGGGCACGCCGCGATCGTGCTCGACGGCGATGTGCTGCGGCGTGGACTGAACGCCGACCTCGGCTTCACGCCCGAGGACCGCACCGAAAACCTGCGGCGGGTCGCGCACGTTGCCGCGCTCTTCATGCAGCAGGGCTTCGTGGTGATTGCCGCGGTGATTTCGCCGGAGCATCGGCACCGGCGCGCGGCGCGTGAAATTGTCGGCGATGGATTCGTCGAAGTCTTCGTGAACGCTCCGCTGCAGGTCTGCGAAGCGCGCGATGCCAAGGGGCTCTATGCCCGTGCGCGACGCGGCGAGATTGCGCATTTCACCGGTATTTCCGATCCGTTCGAAGCACCGCTCGCCGCCGATGTGGTGATCGAAACTGATCGCATGCCGGTCGACGAGGGCGTAGACCGGTTGCTCGCGCATCTGGTCGCGATGGGGCGTGTGAGCGGATAG